Genomic DNA from Erythrobacter aureus:
AATGGCCGACATGCTCGAGGAAAAAGGCGTCGAGGTGAAATACGCCATCCACCCCGTCGCCGGGCGCATGCCGGGGCACATGAACGTGCTGCTCGCCGAAGCGCAGGTGCCCTACGAGAACGTGTTCGAGCTGGAGGACATCAACAGCGAATTCGCGCAGGCCGACGTCGCCTTCATCATCGGCGCGAACGACGTGGTGAACCCGGCGGCCAAGACGGACAAATCCAGCCCCATCTACGGCATGCCCGTGTTCGACGTGGACAAGGCCAAGCAGGTCTTCTTCATCAAGCGCAGCATGGGCGGCGTGGGCTATGCGGGCGTCGACAACGATGTCTTCTACATGGACCAGACAATGATGCTGCTATCCGATGCGAAGAAGATGGTCGAGGAAATCGTCAAGGCGCTGGATTGACATGAAGCGCGTGCTGATCGCGCTTGCGCTGCTGGCCATTGTCGGCGTGATCGTATGGGCGACGATCGGCGGCGGGATGCGGGGCACGGTCGAAGACCGGCTCGAGGAACAGATGATCGCGCGCGGCCTGCCGCAGCCGATGGCCGAATGCATGGCCGGACGCATGGCGGAGCGGCTTTCGGTGGGGCAGCTTCGCAAGCTCGAAAATCTCCAGGCGGAGGCGGGCGAACCCGATATTCCGCTCACCATAGCCGAATTTCTGGAGCGGGTACGGCGCGTCGACGATCGCGAAGTCCTTGAAGTCGTGGCGAGTTCCGCCGCGATTTGCGCCTTCGCGAGTGGCTGAAACACTTGCAATCATTCGCTCTTGCGGCACAATAGGTTGCAAGGGAGAGACTCATGACCATCAGACTGTCGATTGCCGCCGCGCTTCTCGCATCCGCTGCCCCTGCCTTCGCCGCCACGCATGAGGTCGCGCCGGGCGAGAACGCGCAGCAGGAACTGCAGGAAGCCTTGATCCTGGCCGAGCCGGGCGACGAAATCGTACTGGCTGCGGGGCGTTATACGCTGACCGACGGGATCAGCCTCGATGTCGATGGCGTGACCGTGCGCGGGGCGGGCATGGACGGAACCGTGCTCGACTTCACCACGCAAGCGGATGCGGGCGAGGGCTTTCTGATCACCAGCGACAACGTGACCGTGCGCGATTTCGCGCTGGAAAACCCCAAGGGCGACGGGATCAAGTCCAAGGGCGCGGACAACATCGTCTATCACCGAATCCGCGTGACCTGGACGCGCGGGCCGCATCCCGAAAACGGCGCCTATGGCATCTATCCGGTGGAAAGCACCGGCGTGCTGGTCGACGGGGTGAAGGTCACCGGCGCGAGCGATGCGGGGATTTATGTCGGCCAGTCGAACGGGATTACCGTGCGCAATTCGATCGCCGAGGCCAACGTCGCCGGGATCGAGATCGAGAACAGCCGCAACGCGCTGGTCGAACACAATATCGCCACGCGCAATACGGGCGGCATTCTGGTCTTCGACCTGCCCGACCTGCCGGTGATGGGCGGGGGCAATGTGATCGTCGCCAACAACCTGGTGGTGGCCAACGACACGCCCAATTTCGCGCCCCCGGGCAATATCGTGGCGGGCGTTCGGCGCGGCACTGGCATCATGGTGATGGCCAATGACAAGGTGCTGATCGAGGACAACATCCTCTCGGGCAATCCGACCGCGCCGGTGATGGTTATCGCCTATACGCAGAGCTTCGAGGACGAGCGTTACAATCCGCTGCCACGCGAGGTCGTGGTGGGCGAGAATATCTATAATGGCGGCGGCTATGATCCGCAGCTCGAGGGCGCGGAGATGCTGCTCGAGGCCTTTGGCGGCGAACTGCCGCCGGTGCTGTGGGACGGGCTGGGTTCGCTCGCCGCGGTCGAGGGTACGGCAGGCTGGAGCCTCAATCTGGCAGAGGCGGGCGTCGGCCTCGACAGCGCGCAACCCGGCCCCCTGTCGGTTCCCGCGCCCAGCGGCGAGTTCGACCGCAGCGGTATCGGCGCGCCGGCAGAACTCGCGGCGCGGTTGGGGGGATGAAGTACGCAACCGCCTTGCTGGGTGCCGCAAGCCTTGCGCTTGCCGGGTCGTTCGTCGCGCGGGCGGAAGTGTTCTCGCAGCCCGCGATCGTCGAGCCGGTGAACGACGAGGCGATCGCGCAGGGCATGCCGCGCCTGTTGTCGCATTTCCGCTTTTTCCGCGATGCAAGCGCGCAAGTCCCGGTCGATCGTGTCACGCCCTACCGCCTGAACACGCCGCTCTTTTCGGACGGGGCGGAGAAACTGCGGTTCGTCTACCTGCCCGAAGGCACGGCAATGGCGGCGCAGGGCGAAGGACTGCCCGAATTCCCCGTCGGTACGGCGCTGATCAAGACCTTCGCCTTCGAACAGGATGGCCAGCGCCGCCTGATCGAAACCCGGGTTTTGCTCCACCGAGCCGATGGATGGCTGGCACTGCCCTATATGTGGAACGAGGAGCAGACCGATGCGCGGCTGGCGGTGGCAGGTGCGCGGCTCGATCTGACCACGCCGAAGGGCGAGGCGATCAGCTACCGCATACCCAATAAGAACCAGTGCAAGGAATGCCACGGCCTCGATGGCGAGGTCGTCCCGATTGGTCCCAAGGCGCGCAATCTCTCGCACGATTGGCTGAGCGAGATGGTATCGGCAGGGCATCTCGACACGCTACCGCAGGATGCGGATCAGTTCCCGGTTTGGGAGCAGCGCGAAAGCGCCAATCTTACTGCCGCTGCACGCGCCTATCTCGACGTCAATTGCGCGCATTGCCATCGGCCCGGCGCGACCGCCTCAAACAGCGGACTGGACCTGCGCTGGGAACAGCAGAACCCCGAGGCTATCGGCATCGGCAAGCGCCCGGTAGCCGCCGGACGTGGAGCAGGGGGGCACCTGTTCGACATCGTCCCCGGCTCGCCCGACAGCTCGATCCTGACCTATCGCATGGCCAGCCCGGAACCGGGCGTTGCCATGCCCGAACTCGGTAAATCCACCGTGGACGAGGAAGGGCTCGATATCGTGCGTCGCTGGATCGAGGAAATGGCGCCATGAAGTGGTTCTGGCGCATCCTTGGCGGGCTGGCGCTCGCGCTGGTGGTCGCCTTCTTTATCTTCCGCGTCCCCGATACCGATCCGGCGGAGATGCAGGCGAAATACGGAACGCCGCCCTCGCGCATGCTGGCCATCGACGGCGACAGGCGCGTGCATGTGCGCGACGAGGGGCCGCGCGATGCGCCGGTCATCATATTGTTGCACGGGTCGAATGCCGATTTGCACACCTGGCAGAAATGGGCCGATGCGCTGAAGGGCGATTATCGCGTGGTCCGCTTCGACCAGCGCGGACACGGGCTGACAGGGCCTGCCGCGGATGGCGAATACGCGCTCGGGTCCTTTGTCGAGGATATCGACGAAGTTGCCGACGCTCTCGATATCGACAGGTTCACTCTGGCGGGCAATTCGATGGGCGGGGCGATCGCCATGGGATACGCGATTGCCAAGCCCGAGCGCCTCGACGCGCTCGTGCTCGTCGATGCCGGCGGTGCCCCGATCGAAAGCGAAGGCAGCGGGAATCTGGCCTTTACGCTTGCCGGAATGCCGGTCGTTGGCGATGCGATGAGCCAGATGCTCCCGCGTTCGCTGGTCGCGCGCAGCCTGTCGCAAAGCGTCAGCAATCAGGATGTCGTGACGCCCGAGGCGGTCGATCGCTATTGGGAACTGGCCCGCTATCCAGGCAATCGCGCCGCGACGCGCAAGCGCTTTTCGGTCGGACGCAAGAATTTCGCTGTCGATGAGGTCGGCAAGGTCGCCGTCCCCACGCTGGTCATGTGGGGCGAGGAGGATGCGCTGATCCCCTATGAAGCGGCGGCCTGGTATATGGAGCATCTGCCCAATGCGACGCTGGCCAGCTATCCCGGAATCGGCCACATTCCGATGGAAGAGGCTGCCGAAGAGAGCGTTGCCGACCTGCAGGTATGGCTGGAGAAGGTGCTCGCGTCGACTAACGAGCAAAGCGGAGGAACCGCCTCGTAATCCGTCCGTTCTAAGCCCCGGATACGCGGAGAAACCGCGATCTGCGAACAACAGGGCGGATAAGAGGATCAACGCTTGCGAAAGCTCGGCATTATTGGGGGTATGAGCTGGATCTCGACCCGCGCCTATTACGAACGGATCAACAAATTCGTGCAGAAGCGCGCCGCCCCGATGGCGAGCCCTCCGCTACTGATCGAAAGCCTCGATTACAGCCCCATCGCGGCAGCCAAGAATGCCGACGACTGGGACCTGATCGCTTCCACGCTGATCGATTCCGCCCGGCGGCTCGAAAGTGCGGGCGCGGAAGGTCTCGTGGTCGCGGCCAACGCCATGCACAAGGTTTACGACCGACTGACCGAGGCGGTTTCGATCCCGGTGCTCCACATCGCCGACAGCGTGGGCAAGGCGATGAAGGAGGCCGAATGCGAAAGCGCGGCTCTGCTGGGCACCCGCTTCGTGATGACGGAGAGCTTCTATCGTCAGCGGCTGGTATCGCATGGCGTCAATCTGCTGCCGCCCGATCCGGGCGATGTCGAACTGGTCGATGGAATCATCTACAAGGAACTGATGCTGGGGCGCGTCACACGCGATGCCGAACGTGCCCTGAAGACGGTTATCACGATGAAGGAGAAGGAAGGGGCGCAGGCCATCGTGCTCGCCTGTACCGAGCTCGAACTGGTCGTCGATACCGATGCGAATGTCCTTCCCGTGTTTGATTCGACCGACATCCATTGCCGGGCGGCTGCAGACTGGATTCTCGGCTGAGATCGCCGGGCCGGACCTCGGCCGCAATCGGGCACAATCTGCCGAAAACCGCATGGGTTCGCATTTCGTTCACGTTGTCGCCCCGGGCAGGCTGACCTAAGCCTCGCCGCTGCATGCCCAGAGCCCCCTTCGCCTCCGATCCCGCCGCAAGTCGCGGCCGAGAATTCACCGAGGAACGCGAAGGCGCCCGCGGGCCGAGGAGCGAGTTCCAGCGCGACCGCGACCGGATCGTCCATTCGATTGCCTTTCGCCGATTGCGCTCCAAGACCCAGGTCTTCGTGGCACCCGATGGCGATCACTATCGCACCCGGCTGACCCACAGCCTCGAAGTGGCCCAGATCGGCCGCGTATTGGCGCGCGAGCTGGGCCTCGACGAGGATCTGACGGAGGCGCTGTGTCTTGGCCACGACATCGGCCATCCGCCCTTCGGCCATGCGGGCGAAGAGGCACTCGAACAGGCCATGGCCGATGCCGGCGGCTACGATCACAACGCGCATGGCCTGCGCACGCTGGCGCGGTTGGAAAGCCCCTATTGCGACCATG
This window encodes:
- a CDS encoding parallel beta-helix domain-containing protein, with translation MTIRLSIAAALLASAAPAFAATHEVAPGENAQQELQEALILAEPGDEIVLAAGRYTLTDGISLDVDGVTVRGAGMDGTVLDFTTQADAGEGFLITSDNVTVRDFALENPKGDGIKSKGADNIVYHRIRVTWTRGPHPENGAYGIYPVESTGVLVDGVKVTGASDAGIYVGQSNGITVRNSIAEANVAGIEIENSRNALVEHNIATRNTGGILVFDLPDLPVMGGGNVIVANNLVVANDTPNFAPPGNIVAGVRRGTGIMVMANDKVLIEDNILSGNPTAPVMVIAYTQSFEDERYNPLPREVVVGENIYNGGGYDPQLEGAEMLLEAFGGELPPVLWDGLGSLAAVEGTAGWSLNLAEAGVGLDSAQPGPLSVPAPSGEFDRSGIGAPAELAARLGG
- a CDS encoding SO2930 family diheme c-type cytochrome, giving the protein MKYATALLGAASLALAGSFVARAEVFSQPAIVEPVNDEAIAQGMPRLLSHFRFFRDASAQVPVDRVTPYRLNTPLFSDGAEKLRFVYLPEGTAMAAQGEGLPEFPVGTALIKTFAFEQDGQRRLIETRVLLHRADGWLALPYMWNEEQTDARLAVAGARLDLTTPKGEAISYRIPNKNQCKECHGLDGEVVPIGPKARNLSHDWLSEMVSAGHLDTLPQDADQFPVWEQRESANLTAAARAYLDVNCAHCHRPGATASNSGLDLRWEQQNPEAIGIGKRPVAAGRGAGGHLFDIVPGSPDSSILTYRMASPEPGVAMPELGKSTVDEEGLDIVRRWIEEMAP
- a CDS encoding alpha/beta fold hydrolase; translated protein: MKWFWRILGGLALALVVAFFIFRVPDTDPAEMQAKYGTPPSRMLAIDGDRRVHVRDEGPRDAPVIILLHGSNADLHTWQKWADALKGDYRVVRFDQRGHGLTGPAADGEYALGSFVEDIDEVADALDIDRFTLAGNSMGGAIAMGYAIAKPERLDALVLVDAGGAPIESEGSGNLAFTLAGMPVVGDAMSQMLPRSLVARSLSQSVSNQDVVTPEAVDRYWELARYPGNRAATRKRFSVGRKNFAVDEVGKVAVPTLVMWGEEDALIPYEAAAWYMEHLPNATLASYPGIGHIPMEEAAEESVADLQVWLEKVLASTNEQSGGTAS
- a CDS encoding amino acid racemase, whose product is MSWISTRAYYERINKFVQKRAAPMASPPLLIESLDYSPIAAAKNADDWDLIASTLIDSARRLESAGAEGLVVAANAMHKVYDRLTEAVSIPVLHIADSVGKAMKEAECESAALLGTRFVMTESFYRQRLVSHGVNLLPPDPGDVELVDGIIYKELMLGRVTRDAERALKTVITMKEKEGAQAIVLACTELELVVDTDANVLPVFDSTDIHCRAAADWILG